The genomic interval TGACGCGCAAGAAGTTGGACATCATGGACTCACTGTCCCGCAACACCAAGGTAGGTCTGGCTGGTTTACTCAGCACAAGACATCATAACTGACTTGCTGGAAATTATAGCACCAGCGGAAACTGCGCATCTGGATCAACAACACGGTCGAGGATCAGTACTGGCAGGCGAGTGCATCCAGCATGGACAACTTTGAATTTTCTTCCACTTCCGAAGCCACCTATCGCGTTACTATCGAGGCCCGATTGCTCGACGACCCGCTCGATTTGGATAAGGACAAGGgcaatgacgaggacgacgccGGCAAGGAAGCCGATGGCGAGAAGATGGACACCGACGACAAGCCGCAGCAAAAGCCTGCTCCCGCTAAGCCCGGCCAGCGGACGAGATTTGCGCACTTCTTTAAAGCTCTGACGGTTGAGCCTGACCGCCCGAAACCTGGAGCCCACGGAAATGAAACTATTGTCGAGTGGAAGAAGCCAGACAAGACGCCCTCGGGAGCACAGAACCTCCCCGCGATTGCCGACTTTGACGAATTCGCTTTCAAGAGGCCTGGGGATGAgaacctcaacatcaccgTCAACTTGTTCAGGCACGAAGAACCTGAGCGGTTTGCTGTGAGCCCGGAACTGGCCGATATCATTGATGAAACAGATGCCACCCTCAAGGAAGCAACCTTGGCCGTCTACGAATACATTAAGCTTTTCGGCCTGCAGGACGACGAAGAGACTCGCAACTTCCGATGTGACGAATATCTCAAAAAGATTGTTGGCCGCGACATGGGCATGATTGGTCATCTCCCCGACTACATCACACCCCATTTGCGCCCGTTGCCCCCTATCAAACTTCCTTACACCATCCGCGTCGACGAGGAATTCCACAAGAGCCCCACACCTACTATTTACGACGTCACGGTTGCTGTGGATGACCCCATGCGCGCCAGGTACCTTTCCTTCTTGCATAACCCACAGCACGCCGGTATGTTGAAGGAAATCGCGCGCCTCGACGACCAGCTGGCAACCGTTTGCCAGGCGCTTCATGAGTCCAAAGCTCGGCACACCTTTTTCACGTCCATGGCCAACGACCCGGTTGGATTTGTCCGGACTTGGCTGTCGTCACAGAAGAGGGACTTGGACATTATCCTTGGTGAATCGGCGAGGGGCAACGGGGAGAGCATACATGGTGACGAGTGGCGGAAGGGCGGCAGGGATAGCGTGTGGAATACGGCTAATGCGAGGGAGAGTGTGAATGTGCTGCTTTCTAGGCCGCCGTCGAGGCCACAGCAACGCTAGACGCCTACGGCTGCCACAACTCAGGAGGGGGACTTTGGGAAAAGGATCCAACCGTGATAGCAAGGCCAGGCCAGGAAAAGGGTGGGCAGGATAATGTCGAGAAGGAGCTTGAGCTTTTTAtggaggagtttggttgGTGGTCATGAGGTATTTACATGTTTTTGTGATTGAATTTTCGGGCGTTTTCATGTTTTCTTGGTCGGTGTGTTGATAGCACTTGTTATAGCGGAATTAGGTGACTTGGGTTGTGTTGTTTATGTTGTGGGTGATTTTGTTGAACTCGGTGAACtttttggtgtgtttgtAGGTGTTGAAGGGTCTATTGTTCAACATGACATGTGGATATATGGAAGGGGTAATGTCGCATGGCTATTACAACGAAGGCGGACTTTGGCTAGATGTGAGAGACGAAACGGTGATCAAAACCTCTAGCAAACGTGGTCGCCGACCAAGTGGATGAATATGAGAATTTTGTTTACGACCCCCCTCGATCTGGCGGGgaccccccttcccatttcCATGCTTCCAACATTACGCCATACGTTAAGCTACATCAAAGATATATAATTTTTACTACTTTTTTgtgaaaataaaaataagaAAACCAGATTTAATGTAGAATAGCTTAGAAATAAGTGTAAATTACATTTTTGTttcatttttcttttctgttaaaaaagaaaaggaatcTTTAGACTATATATGTTGGGCTTTCGGGAAAGCGATGCGAGTAACATCAAAACCACTTTGGAAGTCGGAACAAATTGTTGGATTTTTAGATTTTTAGATTTTCTTTTCAGGGTTAGGGAGTTAGGTGGCTAGAGGGGGGTCCCAAACGAATTCTCATCAATATACCTGAGTCACAAAGAAGGGCAAGAGAAAAAACCACAACAGAAGGCGTTGTTCATGACATGGCAGTTCATTTCATTCTACTTTCTAAAACACATACAGGAAACTCCCCTCTTACAGGAAACACAAAAAGACAGATGGATAGATGCAACTATTCTCCATCATTATTTGCTAACATCATTGAAACATTTGCCTCCCCTGGTATCTTTGCCCCCCCATTTCCACCGTTAACACCGccatatcatcatcaatcaccaacccctttaATACCGTTGATAACCCCCCCACtgaggcggctgctgccccggatacccccctccctgaggcggcggcggcggatgcTGTCCAGGATAACCACCTCCATACTGCCCATGATgatgcggcggcgggggctgCTGGTAACCACCCGGACCaccataaccaccaccaccatactgcggctgttgctgaggcggATATGCCCCCggcccaccgccaccgctaTACCCCGGCTGAGGACTAGGCCTGCCATAagaccccccaccaccactcccataCCCACTCGACCCCGGCCTCTGCCCatacccaccaccagacGACCCCGGCCGAGGCGAATACCGTGCATCAGCCTGCTGCTTCTTAACCTGCTCCCACAACGACCCCGCCGGACGGCCGTGACCATGATCACAACCGTTACCTCCGTGGCTAGGGGCTGAGACACTACGGGAACCACTGCTGGAATTGCTCGCGAGGATGTGGTTATGGTGATTCTTGACCGATTCAGAAGACAAAAGGGAGTTGAGCTCGTGCCTGTGCTTCGTCTCCTGCGTCCACTTGCGCACAGTCTCAAACATGTTGCGATGAATCTCAACCCGTTCGTCGCGGGCggctgggtggtggaaggcgCGGAGGATGTCGTTCAAAACTTCGTCGACGGGGACGCCGGGGTTTTCAAAGGCGTAGAGGATCCGGCTAATGGGACAAGGGTTGTGTAAGAGACaaaagggagaggatgggggggcTTACGGAACGACATATTGAACTATTGTGACGGAAACACGCCCAGCGCACGAGTTGAGCACGTTGGTAAAGTGGTCTTTTGACAGCATCGAGTGGGTGGGGTCGTTGCAGCGGGGGTTATTCCACGGCTCTAGCTGGGCGTTGGCGCTCGACTCGATAAGACCGGTCGACCCGTCCTTCAAGACCTTGGAGACCTGCTGGATGATGGGTCTGATGAACGGAGCGAGGAGCCCCAGGATGAACGCTGTCAGCGTCTCGCTGATTTTCTCCAAAAGAGACTCCAGCCCGGGGATCTTGGAGATCATATTGTTGATGGAGCGGACGATCTTGTCGCGGAACTCGAGGATGGGGTAGATCTGTCCCGAGACCTTGACCGGGTCAAAGTTGGGGTTCATGCCGGGGACTTGGTTGACGTTGTCGCGGGTGAGCTGTTGCATGTTTTGCTGCTCTTgggcggccgaggcggccTTGAGGCTTCTGGCCTGGGAGGCGAAGCCATCACCCACGCTGGGGAGCTGgctgacgagggagatgaagTCAGGACCGGAGGAGCCGGAGCCCAGGAAGCCGCGCTGGCCGGAGGAgctgttgctgttttgcTCGGCGGCTTTGAGGGCGATGTCGATCTCGTCGACTTCAGATTGGGTGAAGTGGTCGGTGGCCTCGCTGTGAGACGTTGTTAGTAACCAGTTAcatttgttgagggaggcgggaAGCTTACCCAAGCACAGAGTGCAAAAAGTCCACGGCTCCGAAAGTACCGGTTACCAAGGGGTAGACTCTTTTGCCGTTAAGGCTGATCTGGGTAGAAGAACCGCAATGGGCAAACACATTGTGATAACCGAGCTCGATGAGGGCAAGCTCGCAGTAGTTGCTGTGAGCGCTGAAGTCTTCCATGCAGTGGAGAGCCTGGCCCAGACATCTGAGGGCCTCGCAGAGATCAGACTCCCTTCCCTTGTGGGTGATACCACTTGTGTAGAGACGGCCAAAGTGGATGGCGCGGGCAAAGCTCCATCTCAGATAACCAGCGCTGGTGGCCCAACCGCCGCTCTCGTTGGCGATGTAGTTCTTCATGCCAGTACGGGGATCGATTTCAAGCTCGCGGGGATCAACAGGCCCTCGGAGTCTGGTGTCATATTTACGAGCATCCTGGTTGTCGGCGTAGTCCTTCGGGTTGTCAATATGCTCCTCAGGACGATAGCATCCCAGGCGCTCTTCGGTGACCTCGAATTCCTCGGTGGCATAGCCGTTGGCCATGAAGGAGAGGACCCAAACAATAATTCTGATGGTAGCGGCATTGACGCCCTTCAAActgccaacatcaacagcttgCGAATAGTCTCTCAGCCAGTTGCCAAAGTAGACACGGCCAACCATCATGGTGGTCCATTTTTTGCCATACAAGAAAGCGATGTCCTTGAGTGTGTCCTCGATATCTGTTGTGACGGTCAGTCATGATCACGCTTCGACAGACAGAGCTTCACGTACCTCCATGTCTCCAGTTATGCCCCTCAACTTGGGCAATAGAGGGAATGTTCCCAGCACCAAACGCGGCGGCCTGACCGGGAAGAACGAGAAGAATGACAGCAAGGACCAGCAGAGCGCTGCCCCAGCCTATCCTGAGTCCCGCCATTGTTCACCAAATCGAGATAGTATCCAGATTCTGTGGGTTGTCAATTTTCCGTTGTTTGGAGCTCAGCCGATTTTGGCGCTTGTTTTTCTGTTGCACTTTGCGAATGCGCCCGCAGCTGGTGAAAAACCAGCCGGTCTTGCGCCTCTGCGTCACACACCAAACGGCGTGATTGGGCTTGAAATAGAACCCACTGACCTGGTTGGAGCCTTCAAACACTCAGTATATATTACTCTCAGAGTATCAGAGGAAGAGATGGTTGGTATAGCACACCTGGCAGCctcttggggttgggagacTGAGCTGAACTTGGTAGGAAAATTGCCAAGCAGCAAGTAAAGAGCTCCGCCATGGATTCTTTACGTCAGATTCGGGGATTCAGAGCGAGAGCGAACGAACAAACCAAACGGCGTTGGTCACATCCTCACCTTGTCGCCAACCGCCGCACAGAAAGAACCGTCAGATAGGCTAACGCCGTTGCAGACCGTTGGCTCCTTATTTGGTACACTACTCAGATTAAACCCATCTTGCCGTACTCATCATACCCAGGAATCCCATATTTCCATCTGTCTTGCAAAACAATCACGGTCAGAAAACACCCTTCAGCTGCTTGTTCCTACCACACAAGGAGGGGCAACCAAGCATATGCCCCGCCATCTTGGCCGAGTTCGAGTTCGTGCCAAGATATTGAATGTGCCGTCATACCCGGATAACTGAACGAACTGGTTGGAAGACTTGGGTAGCTGCATATTTTGCTAACGGGGCACAGCCTTATACAGTTACACGCAACGGTCCCCTTGCAGCGGTCTGTTTCGCACCGTGTGTGGTTCCCCCATCCAGCCTTCCATCAGTTCTCGACAGTGACTCGACAGTCGACTGATCCCGGGACCAGAGTTTGGGTCTTTTTGATGCTTCAACATGTGCTCTCAGAGGACTTGAAAGGACCCGAAGACTCCGGATCAGCCGTTTTCCCCCAGCCTCCAGGGCTGCTTGGCGGCATTACAGTACCGGTTGTAACGCCACTGTCATCCGATGGCCGATGGGATTTGGCAGCAGCGCGTGTGTATCCGACTGCCATTCGCGTCTTTTGATTAGTGTGACCCCTGAACTGAAAAAAAGTCATCCACCAATCCGCGACGAACGACAGCGCTGGGCCCCTTGCATTATCTGTTCCTTTGCATGACCTTTTTGTCCCCTGTGATCTTTCCTCTGTCCAATTCCCAAACCTCGACATCTTTGTTTGCTTCACTTCATCGTTTTTGGCTTTGCCCATTCTTGCCCAAAGCCGGTGTCGCTCGATACTCTAGCCTCGCCGTTGTCGCCGAGCGAAGACCCCATAGAGTCGTGTTCTAGCGGCCCCGAGAAGCCCGAACCTCGTTGTTACCCTGGTCTCTTTTTTCAGTTACTGGagaataacaacaacaaccacacaagaaaacaccacaacctcaccgtcAACATGCCCGGTCGAACACTACCGACCTTTGCCCTCGCCGAGGTCGAGTCGCACAATACCAAAAAGTCGTGCTACGTGACGGTCGGG from Podospora pseudoanserina strain CBS 124.78 chromosome 6, whole genome shotgun sequence carries:
- the ssr3 gene encoding SWI/SNF and RSC complex subunit Ssr3 (COG:B; COG:K; EggNog:ENOG503NV33; BUSCO:EOG09262IY3); its protein translation is MQSQPQFRPYATPHGHPPHGTPHHGHGSHGGHPSPHAPPRSGASHRRGGIGPMMSAGPHPQVPMTAAQINQQHYQAQQANQRAKIRSRKPTDKNLPDGIDELLVGGPDLAVAYRQLRDFERRLDATMTRKKLDIMDSLSRNTKHQRKLRIWINNTVEDQYWQASASSMDNFEFSSTSEATYRVTIEARLLDDPLDLDKDKGNDEDDAGKEADGEKMDTDDKPQQKPAPAKPGQRTRFAHFFKALTVEPDRPKPGAHGNETIVEWKKPDKTPSGAQNLPAIADFDEFAFKRPGDENLNITVNLFRHEEPERFAVSPELADIIDETDATLKEATLAVYEYIKLFGLQDDEETRNFRCDEYLKKIVGRDMGMIGHLPDYITPHLRPLPPIKLPYTIRVDEEFHKSPTPTIYDVTVAVDDPMRARYLSFLHNPQHAGMLKEIARLDDQLATVCQALHESKARHTFFTSMANDPVGFVRTWLSSQKRDLDIILGESARGNGESIHGDEWRKGGRDSVWNTANARESVNVLLSRPPSRPQQR
- the HCH gene encoding Glycine-rich signal peptide (EggNog:ENOG503NV0S; COG:S), producing MAGLRIGWGSALLVLAVILLVLPGQAAAFGAGNIPSIAQVEGHNWRHGDIEDTLKDIAFLYGKKWTTMMVGRVYFGNWLRDYSQAVDVGSLKGVNAATIRIIVWVLSFMANGYATEEFEVTEERLGCYRPEEHIDNPKDYADNQDARKYDTRLRGPVDPRELEIDPRTGMKNYIANESGGWATSAGYLRWSFARAIHFGRLYTSGITHKGRESDLCEALRCLGQALHCMEDFSAHSNYCELALIELGYHNVFAHCGSSTQISLNGKRVYPLVTGTFGAVDFLHSVLGEATDHFTQSEVDEIDIALKAAEQNSNSSSGQRGFLGSGSSGPDFISLVSQLPSVGDGFASQARSLKAASAAQEQQNMQQLTRDNVNQVPGMNPNFDPVKVSGQIYPILEFRDKIVRSINNMISKIPGLESLLEKISETLTAFILGLLAPFIRPIIQQVSKVLKDGSTGLIESSANAQLEPWNNPRCNDPTHSMLSKDHFTNVLNSCAGRVSVTIVQYVVPRILYAFENPGVPVDEVLNDILRAFHHPAARDERVEIHRNMFETVRKWTQETKHRHELNSLLSSESVKNHHNHILASNSSSGSRSVSAPSHGGNGCDHGHGRPAGSLWEQVKKQQADARYSPRPGSSGGGYGQRPGSSGYGSGGGGSYGRPSPQPGYSGGGGPGAYPPQQQPQYGGGGYGGPGGYQQPPPPHHHGQYGGGYPGQHPPPPPQGGGYPGQQPPQWGGYQRY